tagtttagcagggaggtaccaaagtaatccaggagtggatcactggacagcggtcaagaacatcctgaaatacctgaaaaagactaagaatatgtttctcatttatggaggtgacaaagaactcatcgtaaatggttacgtcgatgcaagctttgacactgatccggacagttctaaatcgcaaaccggatacgtgtttacattgaacggtggagctgacagttggtgcagttctaaacaaattgtcgtggcaggatctacgtgtgaagcggagtacatagctgcttcggaagcagcaaatgaaggagtctagatgaaggagttcatatccgatctaggtgtcatacctagtgcatcgggaccaatgaattttttttgtgacaatactggtgcaattgccttggcaaaggaatctagatttcacaagagaaccaagcacatcaagagatgcttcaattccatccgggatcaagtacaggtgggagacatagagatttgcaagatacatacggatctgaatgttgcagacccattgactaaacctcttccacgagaaaaacatgatcaacaccaagactccatgaggtgttagaatcattactgtgtaatctagattattgactctagtgcaagtgggagactgaaggaaatatgccctagaggcaataataaagttattatttatttcctcatatcatgataaatgtttattattcatgctagaattgtattaaccgaaaacataatacatgtgtgaatacataaacaaacatagtgtcactagtatgcctctacttaactagctcattgatcaaagatggttgagtttcctaaccatagacatgagttgtcatttgattaacggtatcacatcattaggagaatgatgtgattgacttgacccattctgttagcttagcacttgatcgtttagtttactgctattgctttcttcatgacttatacatgttcctatgactatgagattatgcaactcccgaatactggaggtacacttagtgtgctaccaaacgtcacaacgtaactgggtgatcataaaggtgctctacaggtgtctccgacggtgttcgtggagttggcatagatcaagaataggaattgtcactccgattgtcggagaggtatctctgggccctctcggtaatgcacatcactataagccttgaaagcaatgtgactaattagttagttgtaggatgatgcattacagaacgagtaaagagacttgccggtaacgagattgagctaggtattgaaatACTAACGATCCAATCTTGAgcaagtaacttaccgatgacaaagggaacaacgtatgttgttatgtggtttgaacgataaagatcttcgtagaatatgtaggaaccaatatgagcatccaggttccactattggttattgaccgaagacaagtctcagtcatgtctacatagttctcgaacccgcagggtccgcatgcttaaagttctgtgacgatcggtattatgagtttatatgttttgatgtaccgaaggtagttcggagacccagatatgatcacggacatgacgaggattctcgaaatggtcgagacataaagattgatatattggaagcctacatttggacatcggaagagttccgggtgaaatcgggattttactggagtgccggaggggttaccggaaccccccggggtttaatgggccttgttgggccctagtggagagagagaggggccggccagggcaggccgcgcgccccctccccctatagtccgaattggactaggaaggggggtggTGCCCCCGttttcttctccttctcccccttcctttccccctcctactaggaggaggactcgtcctcctggcgtgccctacagggccggccggccttccccccttgctcctttatatacgggggcatggggcaccctataacacacaagttgatcattgatctctcccagccgtgtgcggtgcccccctccaccataatccacctcggccatatcgtagcggtgcttaggcgaagccctgcgtcggtagcttcatcaacatcgtcaccacgccgtcgtgctgatgaaactctccctcgagctctactggatcgtgagttcgcgggacgtcaccgagctgaacgtgtgctgaacgcggaggtgtcgtacgttcggtactgaggatcggtcgatcgtgaagacgtacgactacatcaaccgcgttgtcataacgctttcgcttaacggtctacgagggtatgttgacaacactctcccctctcgttgctatgcatcaccatgatcttgcgtgtgcgtaggaaaaaatttgaattactacgttccccaacaatcacaaGGTACTGCCGGTGGTCGCAGTCACCACAGTCACTACCTTGCCCATTCTAGCTCCTTGGGGTGCAAGCGGTGGACCGCCTGGATGTCCACCGGTCCTTGCAGGGCCGACAGGGGCCCAGCACCTCGACCAGGCGCGGGCGGCCCCCCTCCCACCGCGTCTGGCTCCTCTTCGTCGGGCGTGCACTGCTCCTCAACATCGGGCGAGCGAAGCTATTCGAGCCGCTACACCGCAGACTCTGACATCGAGCCAACGGCTTCAGAGCTCTCTGCTGTCCATCCGGAGCACGAGGAGGAGGATGCACGGGAGGAGGCGGAGTTTGAGGAGGTGCAAGCGAGACTGCGCGCCTAGCGGAGGGAGGCTGGTCGCGACGAATACCTGCCACCCGACCAAGTGGTCTTCGGGCTACCATCTCCGGCGTATGAGGCATCCTTGCTCACCACGCAGGCCAATGAGGCTCTGAGCGCACCCAAGCAGCAGCTCGGTGATGCCGTCATAGCTGCGTCCTGGTCCATGGCGCAGGTAGATGCCGTCCGCCATCGGGCTACAGAAGCAGAGCGCGCAGCCAGGGAGCGAGCAAGAGCAGCATATGCCGGTGCATCGACGTCTGCCGCTCAACAGGGCAACAACAAGAACCCAATTGTCCTCTCATCCGACGACGATGAGTAGAAGAAGCACCTGCATTTCGATATTATCTACCCATGCATTCTATTTTCAGTTTAGCTTGTTCACTACTATTCTGTCAGGTTTCAGTTCGTGCTCCGTCAGTTTAGCATCTTTGTATCAAATTTTAGTCCATGTTCGTAACAATGTATCCATGTTTGTAGTCAAGAACTATGTTGTGATGAACAATGTCTGAACTTTATTGCACTGCAAAATCCCAGATCTTTTCAAAATGACAGCAATGCCAACATCAACTACTAAAAACAAAAGTGAAGAAATACTACGGAGTTGTCTTAACATCACTAGTAATCCACCACTTCTACTTGCTAACAATAACAGCAAACATAATGGCAAACATGCCAAGATACAAAAGACCACCAAATGTTATGATCCTATCTCTAAACAACAGCCTTTCCTTGTGGATCCTTCCATTTGCCCTCTTTTCAAGCTTGTTCTTTTCCATTTCTCTCTCACAAGCTTTAATTCTGCTCTCCGGGTTTATGTTCTTCGAAGACAGATCCATAATCACTGTCTTTGCCCTGTCTTCCCACCTTTTGTCAACCCACTTAACATAGTCGCAAGCAAgagggccctgcaaaattcatacgcACACATTTTTACAtgtaaccaaattctgaaacatatAACAAAGCCAACTAATCTAATTCTGAAACTGACTGCGACAACACTTACCTCGTACGCACAACCTAAGAACCGCCTACAAGCGTCCTCTACATCGGTGCAAACACGACGAACTGGGGCAATCAGATGAATACAAAGAACCCCCTTCTCAATGCCACAATACTCAAGATCGTGCTCATCCTACCAAAACTCAAACCCTAAATTGTCAATCACTTGTACATCCCACCGAACAAATGATCAAACGAGTGATAACAAGTTTCAACTATTAAAACATGATCAAACGAGTGATAACAAGTTTCAAATACTAAAACTTAAACCCTGAAACATAAATCATGAACCCTAAACTCCAAATATGAAACCTTAAGCCCTAAACCCTAAACAAATGGGTCTCGGTAAAATTTGGTAATTACTTAGTCGACGTGGCACGTTGGAGTTGTAGTCGTGCTACCTTCTCGTTACTCAAGATCACACGCATGAGGTTTTGCACACTCAACTGCTAAATTTGATAGTGTGTTTTTTTATGTGTAAAGTCTTAAGAGTAGTGTTTATTGTGTCCAAAAACCCTAATTATTGTACTCTCTCCGATTCAAATTAACTGACGGAACTTTAGTACTATGTAGGCCCGTTAGGATATGATGCCTAGTAAAGATTCACATCCAAATCCAAAACATGTTTCAACCTGTCGAGTGTGTAATCTATAGGTTCATGCCACCTCAAAACATGTTTCAACGTTGCACTTTTGTTGGTACAATGAAACATTACAATAACTATCCATTGAGAGAAAATATGGCGAAATATAGTAGTAGTATAATAATATGCTTCGATTAATCAAGAAAACTCGGCACCAACGTCTAATGCGGACAGCGGATCCATGCACGTTTGGTACAAAATCCACTCACGAGCTTGCATTTAAAATCATCATCTAAAAAATCATGCATTTTAAATAATACATTCACAAAGGTGGAAAGAGTCTTTAGACCAGCGTTAGCCAACTCAAGAAGATAAATTTGTACCGCGCTAATTTACAAATTCAAAAACAAAAATGACCAAAAATGCTAGATTACAAATTCGAAACTAGGCAACAAAAATAAGAAAACCTCATACAGTTATCGTGCTGCCACTGTGGATATACGCAAGCCCAGCGAGCTAGAGCCTGGGGCTGGGAGGCCGCTTCGTCCTGATCTCCGGCTTTGCCTTGCCCGGCGTGCTCGGCGTCCTTGGCGTCCTCGGCGACGACACCCCTTGTTTCTCCGGGAACTCCGGCGACGGGCGCCTCTTCATCGACGGCGAGGACACGAGAGGCGCCCTTTCGGGGAGCTCGGCCTTGTCAGCCGCCGCGGGGCTCGCGCACCGGGCCTTGGCCTTCACGGACTTGGTCGCCTGCATGTAGCTGGGCGTCACCGGCGCGTCGCCCGTCTCGCCTGCGTCCACCTCTCTCGTTCCCAGGCTCAGCTTCCTCGGCTGCTCCCCCGACCGCAAGCTCGTCGTCCGCCGCAGCGAGGCCTCCTTCTCGTCGCCACCGCCGCCACTGCTTGCCCCCACGTGCTCCTGGCTGCTCCGCGGGCGTTCCGATAGCGTGCTTCCCGACTTGTTGAACGGGCTACCCCTCGGGCTCGGAGCCCGCCGGGGCGACGCGATCGTCTTTCCCGGCACCGAGGGTGACCGCGGCTGCGTCGGGGTCGACGGCGACGACCGGCCGGCCGGCCGAGCGGACCTGCCCGTCGGCGTGGTGGGAATATGAACCGAGATGGACACCCTCGGGCTGGCGGCCCGGCCGACGCTCTTGGCCGGAGCAGCGCGGTCCTTGACGTCCGGCGGCGCGGTCTGGCTCTCCCACGGCCTGGACGCCGCCAGACAGCGCTCCGCCCAGCTCCAGCCCCAGTTGGGGCAGCCGGGGTCCATGAACGTCGGAGGGTGCGACAGCGTGGGTGTCACTCTCCCTCTCccagaggaagatgaagaagaggggcTCTTGTTCCTCCACTGCGCCAGACAGAGTGAGTTCAGCAGAGGACATGAACACGTCGAGCGACAGTGCCATCCACAACGTAGACCCGATGGCTACCTGGTGAGAGAAGGCGTATGACAGGGCCTTCTGCCGCCTCGACGCAGCCTCCTGCTTCGTCGAGAGCGTGGCCTCGATCTGCTCCTTGGACTGGTGAGTGTGATCCCAGACTTCACCAGTCTGCGCTCAATAATGTCAGCAGCACACCGGTCAGGTTCAGCTAGCATACCGGAGAATTTTCAgacatcgatcgatcgatcggcaAGTCGTGATCGTCGTACCATATGAACAAGAATCGTTACGAACTAGTACGATAGATGATCGGAGCAGATGAGATGATGCTTCGCACCTTGGTTTTGTCAGGCCCTTGCTTGGGCTGGACCTGACTCTTGAGAGCCTTGTCCTTGTTGACCCTCCTGGCGTATATCTGGGTCTGAACCCTCGTCATCATCTGCATGCTGTACAGCGCATCCTCCGTCTGGCGCTTCACGGCGACCCCCTCCAGCAGCGACATCAGCCGAGCCTGTGCTCTCGCCTTGTACCCCTTCCTTACCTGAACGTGAATAAAATGTTTCCAAGTTTTCAACATGTTAGACATATGCTAGATCGAAATGTGATCATGCAATTACCAGGTAGCCCCTGCAAGCCGTCTGAATCCTGACGGCGGCAAGCTCCTCCCTTGACCGCGCGGGCGCTCTTGGCGTGACGACGGCCGTAGCCTCTGCCGGCTGCTGCGCCACCGGTGCGGCGAGCGCTGCGACTTGGAACCCACCATTGTTCTGCTCGCTCGTCGTTCCGGTGGATTTGGCCTCCGCAGCATCCTGCTGATCGGGCTGCGGAGGAGGCTGCTGATGCgccgcggaggaagaagaagtggacgTGCTGGACTTGCCGAACTGCCATAGCTTCTTGAAGCTCGATTTGCTCGTCGGTCTCTCGGCCGGCTTCTTGGATCGAGAACATCGATCGATGCGGATCGGTCATTTGCGTCGACTGGAATTCGATGAAGACGGGAGAATTGCACGGTTTCAGTTACCTGCTTGTCTTCCTTCTCGTCGCGATCAGGTTCCGACGGGCTCAGGATCCTGTGCACGGCGTCGAACCACCTCACCTTCTTCCCCATTGCCCCCTCTGCGTTCTTCACCTATCGATGAGATGACAAGATGCAAAAATCATCAAGAACAAGTGGAAATCGAATGATGTTTACGGCAGCAAAGCTAGCATCATTCCAATCTACATTGCCACAgatcaagcaaaacaaaaatgtCAACACAAGAGAAAGAGATCACCTTCTTCTGTCTTCTGCCGGCTCGCCTTCTATGCCGTCGATAGCGCCGGAGTCGGACACGTCCGCCTGCAACCTCGTCAACGACGGCGAACCGCCTTGACGCACGTCCACTCCCCGTCAGGCCGTCGCGGACCCACTGGCTGGCTGGCGTCTGTTCCTGTCCCTACATTTCAGTCCCACCGCGCCTCACACTCCGCCGTGATAAACGCGCACACGCCCCACGGCCCAGTTAAACAAAACCAGCCCACGAACCAACCTCACGGCCCACCCCTCGGCAGGCCCGTTAGTCCAGCCCATATAGCCCGGCCTTTCGGCCACTTCCCACCCCGTCTCCTCCTCCCAATCGGTCCCTACCCGAGCTCGCCGATATCACCACCCAAATCGCCCGCGCGCGCGCAGCCTCAGAGGCCGAAGCCACCCGGAGGCCAAACCCTAGAGCCTCCGTCTCCGCCCGCCCGGCCGACGCGCAGGAGCTCGCGCTCGCTCCCTCCCCCGGCCCCCCGCTCCCGCCGGCCGGTGCCTGAGGTACCTCGCCCTCCCCTCCCGCGGCGGCGAGATCGATTGGGGATTTCGAGGCTTTAATTAATGTGCGCCAACTGACATCTCCGCCCCAATTCCACAGATTCGAGTAGGTGGCGCCGGCGGTTGGTTCGCCGCGATGATCTGGCTTTCGGGGGTGGAGGGAGGGGTGAACCCGGAGGGGCGGGACGAGCTGCCGCCGGTGGATGCCGCCACGGACGGGGAGGCGATGGCGCAGGGGAGTTTCGGCGAGGCAGATTTTGACGCCATGATGGCGGAATCTGGTGGGTtgcagggcgaggaggaggaggaggaggaggggagtagCCTGGCGCAGACACAGAATATTGCCGCCGACACGGCGGAGATTTCTGATCCTGCCGTACCTCCACACGATGCTGAAGCCGGTAAGCATACTCTGACACCAGACTCTGGTTAGCTTGATCTACTGCGTGTTGGTTCCGCGCCCTTCATCCTTCGACTTGTATGTCATCACTGACTAATCAGTTTTTGTGATCTTGCAGGATCGAACGAAGATGGTCAGCGTGTTAGATACCGTCTTCCTCCCCTTGATAAAGATGGGTTTCGAGTTTCTGATCTTGTCTGGGCTAAATTGCAAGGTCGTCCCTGGTGGCCTGGTGCAATTTTCGATCCTTCGGATGCATCTGAGCTGGCATTGAAGCATCAGAAAGAGGGCCACCATCTGGTAGCATTTTTTGGTGACGGCTCTTTTGCGTGGTGTCTGGAATCCCAGTTGAAGCCTTTCATGGACAACTGTCTAGAGATGGAGAAACAAGGCAATTCTGATGCCTTCACCAATGCAGTTAATTATGCGCTTCAAGAACTCTCAACGCGGATATTGACGGCCGCGAGTTGCTCTTGTCTCCCAGAATACCTCTCTGAGAATGGCATGTGTTATCTGCGTGGGAATTCTGGGCTCAAGGCTGGAGTTGCTTGCTCTAAGGTTAGCCAGGCTGAGATATTGCAATATTTCAGTCCAGAACACCTTCTTCATTATATGAAGTCGCTGGCTCTGTCCCCTTGCCAAGGAGGTGTTCTGCAGGATTTAGTGATTGCTTGCTCTCAACTTATGTCTTTCTATCGGTCTAAGGGATACGGTgaaattgcatcatttcaatctggcAGTGCATGGGCAGAGGATAGCATCGACACAACTGTTACCAATGAAGTGCAGCCTAGTGTGAAGCCCAAAAGAGGTAGGGGAAGACCTCGTAAGCGAAAGCCTGACGATGACATAGAGTTGACAGAGGGAAGGCCCATTGTGAAGCCTCAGAATGAACCGATAGTTCATAACAACATTGGTGAAACAGAGTGTGGTGAAGTTGACATCTCTGTGAAGAAGCCGGCAAAAAGAAGGcgtgtgcagaggcgccatggtgtggACACCAAGGACTTATTATCTGGGATGGCAGCTTCTACTGAAATGAGCATGATTGGAAAAACTGAAGGGGACAGGAGTGAAGAGTGGAAATTTTTGCCTTGCCCTAAGGAAGAAACAACGGACCATATGCAGGACGCCTACTGGTCTGGACTGAGTTTACATACTGTCTCGACTCATAGCCTCAAAGGGGCAAGTGGCAAAACAAGGCCGATACGTAGGCGGAGACAGACGCGACGAACATGTGCACCTTCATCAGATCGTTCTTCCCCTGTATGTGATATGCAGCCTGAAACGTTGGGTGTTAACAGAAAGGTAGAAGTGATAAAAAGATCAATTATCCACGTTGACGAGAAGATGGTCCACGATGTAAACCCCACTGCACTTGTTTTGTGCTTTGGCAAGTCAATTGCTCTTCCTTCAGAAATGGATTTTATTAGGATGTTCAGTCGCTATGGACCACTAAAAGAAACCGAGACTGAAGTGCACAAGAACACAAATACTGCTAAAGTTGTCTTCAGGAAACGTGTCGATGCTGAAAGGGCTTTCAGTGTTGCTGGCAACTTTGGCTCTTTTGGACCTTCACTTCGAAGTTTTCGTCTTGCGAATATGCCATTTTCTCTAAGAACGACTGAATTGAATTATCCCAAGTTACGCCCTGAAGGCATGGAGACTCCTGGTGAACATTTCTTTCTCTtaaatttgtactccctccgttcggaattacttgtctcggaaatggatgtatctagaactaaaatacgtctagatacattcatttctgcgacaagtaattccgaacggaaggAGTAAAATCCAGTGAGCTAAATATGCTTAGTTGCTTACAGTACCTTTTGTATGTGTTTTCTTATTATAGCTTGTAGGGTGTCTGGAGTTGCACTGGATTCTGCGCAAATTGACATCGTCGACAAAGCTGACAAAGGTGAAACTGTAAGGAATCCATCAGTTGAACACACTGAGATGGTCAAGCTTGCAGGACAAGATGAAGGCAATACCGAGCGTGCTTTACATGCCGGAGGCAGAAATGAAGAGTCACCTGATGTTCTCTCAGATACCATGCAAACTGGAATTGTAGATGACACCCTAAAACACAAACTTGTGTGTGTACATGGTGTTGTCAAGGCCTCGGAAGATACCATGGAAGTTGATAATACGGATGAGTCTCGAGAAGAAACTAGCATGCCTAAGGACCTgagagctcaagcttttactcgaTATGTACCAAAACAGTCTGTGGGGGATGAGTACACGCTCCAGGGAATCGAGGGGTCAACAGTTGAAATGCCTGTTGGGGAGGCTAGAAAATTTAGCTGCTGCTGAACCATTAGCTGAGGAAACCGCGGAAGGTGCGATTGCAGCCAAACCAGCGGATTATAGGAAACTAAAGAAGCTGACAAGACTCTGGGCGGCGGCCCAACTGTTGCATTTGATGGACAAGTGGGTACCGAACCAGCTTATATTGAACTGTGTTGACATTCATGTCGTCTAGTCAATGTCAATGTGTTCTCTCATCTGTATGATGCGTTCTGTATAGAGAATAGTGGTAGACTCTTATAGTACCATACTGTCATTTTTGTGGCAACAACAGCATTGACACCTTCGTGTTCATTTGTATAAATTTCATCTAGATCTAAGTGTCTAGCGTGCACAACTGATTACTCGAACATCATATGGAAACCATGATTTTAACTGATGTTTCTCTTGTCATTTGACTGCCATGTAGTGTTTACCCATCACCAAGATAGTGAAAAATGATCATGAATTTCTGCCTGGTGAGAGAATAGGAAATACAATATATATTGTTTGCTTCTGTTTGTTTATTGTTTAGAGGTATGAGTTGCATCTCAAACGGAGTGGACTCGGAATTCTCATCCGTCTATTCTAAATTCTTTGGGTGCAATTGTTCCTCCAATAGTAGTGAGAACACCATTGTGATCGGTTATTGGTAATAAAATTATATAATTGTTTTTAGGCGGGAAGAGATTAAGGAAAAAAACAGTAATAAAGGCATATCCAACTTTTGTAAGAAAAAAACCTTGGTGAAACCTCACTCTCTCGACCTCTCGGCACCATTGCCTCCTCCCCTTCCTCTCCCGGCCCTCTACCCACCCCTCCACCATGGTCGGATCCGGCAGCGAGTCCGACATTGACTGGACGGCGCTCGCCAGGGAGGGCTCGAGCTCGTCCGCGTCGGACGAGGAGTTCACGCTCAACATTGCCCTCCGCCGCTCGCAGATGGACAGGGGCAGGAGCTCCTCCTCGATGGCGTCGCCGGGGGCTCGGGTGGGCAGCTGCAGCTCCGTGCTGGCCCCGGTCAGGTGGCAGGGGCGCAGGGCGACCGGTATGGCGCCCAGGACCTGCTCCTCCAGGCCGGCGCTGGGTGCTCGTGGCCGCACCGCCGAGCCCGCTGCCGGAGTCCGAGAAGCTAACATAGCCAAATGGTCTAGACAAACAGCATGCGATACAACTCTTTGGGAGGCTGTCAGCATGCAAGTTGCACAAATTCAGCACCAGCGATGTGGACACTGCTCAAGTTGTAAACAAACAACAAGCAGGACATTGTACAGTTGCAAATGCACCTCAAGTAGATTGAGGTCTCATTCTGCTTCGCGGTGCTCCTCTCTGTAGAATGCTTCTATATTTCAACATATGCATCTGAATTCCAGAAGGACAAAAACGATCAAATCTTCTTTCTCCGGAAGCTACACTCAGGCAGCCTCATCTGACACCCTTTACCCATCCACAGAATTATCATATTTCTACAAACCAGCATCTGAAGGTCGCTGGTGATCACAAATCTTCAAGCAGAGATCACGTGCTGGCATCTGATAAGGTCAGAATGGCCTCACAAGTTTGATTCATGTCGAGGTCTGAATACAAACACAGTTTCTGCTTAGTTGGCCCTGGTTTTCTGACCTTAGTTATTGCCCACTCTCTGTTGGCTCAGCAATGTGATACAACATAGCAAAACGATTTCTCCCCTGTCATACAATTATTCCTAGTTGGACGCAAACCCACCTGCGTCCGCCTTATTGCGAAAAATATCCGCGAGTTTCCACGGCGGACGGACCGACAGTAGAGCGGCGATGACCTTCAGCACTCAAAGTTAGGCTTAGTGCCTGAAGTGGCGGACGCCGGTGAAGAGGAGGGAGACGCCATACTTGTTGCAGCAGTCGACGGCGTCCTTGTCCCTCATGCTGCCACCGGGCTGCGCAATCGTTCCGATGCCGTTCTCGCACGCCTCCTCCACGGCGTCCTTCCAGGCTGCAGTTTCACTCACACAAGTCAGTTTACCAGCCTGTAAGATCTCACTTGGTCGAATCGAATGGGGTTGTTTTGTTCTCACCGAATGGGAAGAAGGCGTCGCTGGCCAGAGCGGCTCCCTTGGCAGCTTCCCCTGCTTTCCTGAAGGCGATCCTCAGGCTGTCCACCCTGTTTGGCTGCCCGCTTCCCATGCCCAGCATGCAATTGTCCTGCACTCACAAGAGGATCAGTCAAGTCAATTCACTTAGCAAAACCATTCACCGAACCAAACTTGGCAGGTCAGTGATTTGTGAGTTGTGGAATACAAACACTGACAGCAGCAGGTGTATTTTTTTTGCTTGCGACAGTTGTGTTGCAAACTGAAATTTACTCAGCCCTATTTTTTCCTTGGCACACTGAGAAATGCAGACTAACCTTGGCAATCACAATGGCATTGCTCTTCACGTGCTTCACACAGAGCCAGGCAAACTTGGCATCCGAGAGCTCGCTGTCTGTCGGAGCTCTC
The sequence above is a segment of the Triticum dicoccoides isolate Atlit2015 ecotype Zavitan chromosome 1A, WEW_v2.0, whole genome shotgun sequence genome. Coding sequences within it:
- the LOC119308225 gene encoding protein IQ-DOMAIN 1-like codes for the protein MGKKVRWFDAVHRILSPSEPDRDEKEDKQPAERPTSKSSFKKLWQFGKSSTSTSSSSAAHQQPPPQPDQQDAAEAKSTGTTSEQNNGGFQVAALAAPVAQQPAEATAVVTPRAPARSREELAAVRIQTACRGYLVRKGYKARAQARLMSLLEGVAVKRQTEDALYSMQMMTRVQTQIYARRVNKDKALKSQVQPKQGPDKTKTGEVWDHTHQSKEQIEATLSTKQEAASRRQKALSYAFSHQWRNKSPSSSSSSGRGRVTPTLSHPPTFMDPGCPNWGWSWAERCLAASRPWESQTAPPDVKDRAAPAKSVGRAASPRVSISVHIPTTPTGRSARPAGRSSPSTPTQPRSPSVPGKTIASPRRAPSPRGSPFNKSGSTLSERPRSSQEHVGASSGGGGDEKEASLRRTTSLRSGEQPRKLSLGTREVDAGETGDAPVTPSYMQATKSVKAKARCASPAAADKAELPERAPLVSSPSMKRRPSPEFPEKQGVSSPRTPRTPSTPGKAKPEIRTKRPPSPRL
- the LOC119282795 gene encoding uncharacterized protein LOC119282795 — translated: MIWLSGVEGGVNPEGRDELPPVDAATDGEAMAQGSFGEADFDAMMAESGGLQGEEEEEEEGSSLAQTQNIAADTAEISDPAVPPHDAEAGSNEDGQRVRYRLPPLDKDGFRVSDLVWAKLQGRPWWPGAIFDPSDASELALKHQKEGHHLVAFFGDGSFAWCLESQLKPFMDNCLEMEKQGNSDAFTNAVNYALQELSTRILTAASCSCLPEYLSENGMCYLRGNSGLKAGVACSKVSQAEILQYFSPEHLLHYMKSLALSPCQGGVLQDLVIACSQLMSFYRSKGYGEIASFQSGSAWAEDSIDTTVTNEVQPSVKPKRGRGRPRKRKPDDDIELTEGRPIVKPQNEPIVHNNIGETECGEVDISVKKPAKRRRVQRRHGVDTKDLLSGMAASTEMSMIGKTEGDRSEEWKFLPCPKEETTDHMQDAYWSGLSLHTVSTHSLKGASGKTRPIRRRRQTRRTCAPSSDRSSPVCDMQPETLGVNRKVEVIKRSIIHVDEKMVHDVNPTALVLCFGKSIALPSEMDFIRMFSRYGPLKETETEVHKNTNTAKVVFRKRVDAERAFSVAGNFGSFGPSLRSFRLANMPFSLRTTELNYPKLRPEGMETPACRVSGVALDSAQIDIVDKADKGETVRNPSVEHTEMVKLAGQDEGNTERALHAGGRNEESPDVLSDTMQTGIVDDTLKHKLVCVHGVVKASEDTMEVDNTDESREETSMPKDLRAQAFTRYVPKQSVGDEYTLQGIEGSTVEMPVGEARKFSCC